One genomic region from Verrucomicrobiota bacterium encodes:
- a CDS encoding alpha/beta hydrolase, which produces MDIFGHESQGILDRMIAIKFTKNPGAWINGFGINPSPALHISDDFDCGHARACHPERVMDSNRKQRLKNLVGTLVLLCFLWAVLRWFEYSQVYHPHKKLEQSGAALGRPWENVFFEASDGVRLNGWFFPADANSPRRQWAVLLCHGNAGNISHRFAYFELLIELGVNVFAFDYRGYGASEGRPSEEGTYADALAAHRWLQEKGLAAEKILGLGESLGGAIAAELAVRAPLGGIILQSTFSSVPDVGGELFPWLPVRWISTIHYDVPAKLARIKTPVLILHSREDSLIGFHHAEKNFAAASEPKFLRELAGDHNESLVTDAERYRRYVDEFLRLIESRSEMRR; this is translated from the coding sequence ATGGACATTTTCGGCCATGAATCCCAAGGGATTCTCGACCGAATGATTGCGATTAAGTTTACGAAGAATCCAGGGGCGTGGATTAATGGATTCGGGATCAACCCCAGCCCGGCATTGCACATCTCGGACGACTTTGATTGCGGCCACGCTCGTGCCTGTCATCCTGAGCGCGTGATGGACTCGAACCGGAAGCAGCGCCTCAAAAACCTCGTTGGCACACTGGTTCTGCTGTGCTTCCTTTGGGCTGTGCTTCGCTGGTTTGAGTACAGCCAGGTTTATCACCCTCACAAAAAGCTGGAGCAATCGGGCGCAGCTTTGGGACGTCCCTGGGAAAACGTCTTTTTCGAGGCATCCGACGGCGTCCGGCTCAACGGCTGGTTCTTTCCGGCGGATGCGAACTCCCCACGGCGTCAGTGGGCCGTTCTGCTCTGCCACGGGAATGCGGGAAACATCAGCCATCGCTTCGCTTACTTCGAGCTGCTCATTGAACTCGGCGTCAACGTTTTCGCATTTGATTACCGAGGTTATGGGGCGAGCGAAGGCAGGCCGTCCGAAGAAGGAACCTACGCCGACGCCCTGGCAGCCCATCGATGGCTGCAGGAAAAAGGCTTGGCGGCGGAGAAAATCCTGGGGCTTGGTGAATCGCTAGGCGGTGCCATCGCGGCAGAACTTGCGGTGCGGGCCCCGCTGGGCGGGATTATCCTGCAAAGCACGTTCAGCAGTGTGCCCGACGTGGGCGGGGAGCTTTTTCCCTGGCTGCCCGTCCGATGGATCAGCACGATTCACTACGACGTTCCCGCGAAGCTGGCCCGAATCAAAACGCCGGTGCTTATTCTGCACAGCCGGGAGGACTCGCTCATTGGATTTCATCATGCGGAAAAGAACTTCGCGGCAGCCAGCGAGCCGAAATTCTTGCGTGAACTGGCCGGCGACCACAATGAGTCCTTGGTCACGGATGCCGAACGCTACCGCAGATACGTGGACGAGTTCTTGAGGTTAATCGAAAGTCGTTCCGAAATGCGGAGGTGA
- a CDS encoding HDOD domain-containing protein, with the protein MYLIDPDDLIDRAEALEPLPASTARLVSLINNPDCDVDEISKVIAFDQALTLKLLRDANSAFTCTLLQVHHAELGGLIGRRWKLPDNIVLGIMHHHTPEEGADVICDAVSLANLAAKKIEADLAKKPFTNQLDVGVSKRLGIDPAKFQELCNHCAQLFQKVAALYGVS; encoded by the coding sequence ATGTATCTGATTGATCCGGACGATCTGATCGACCGCGCGGAAGCGTTGGAGCCGCTGCCTGCGAGCACCGCCCGTCTGGTCTCGCTGATCAACAACCCGGACTGCGACGTGGACGAGATTTCCAAGGTGATCGCCTTCGACCAGGCGCTGACCTTGAAGCTGCTTCGCGACGCCAATTCCGCTTTTACATGTACCTTGCTTCAAGTTCACCATGCGGAATTGGGCGGGCTGATCGGGCGTCGGTGGAAACTGCCCGACAACATCGTGCTGGGAATCATGCATCACCACACGCCCGAAGAAGGGGCCGATGTAATCTGCGACGCAGTTTCTCTGGCGAACCTCGCGGCCAAGAAGATCGAGGCTGACCTCGCGAAAAAGCCGTTCACAAATCAACTGGACGTCGGCGTGTCCAAGCGGCTCGGCATCGATCCGGCTAAATTCCAGGAATTGTGTAACCACTGCGCCCAGTTATTCCAAAAGGTCGCCGCGCTCTACGGGGTCAGTTAA